Proteins encoded in a region of the Candidatus Scalindua japonica genome:
- a CDS encoding DUF362 domain-containing protein, which translates to MSKDRTRREFIKEACVNTFLGGMFLSQIPLPLDPLPDDIKTGLKPKNTKTLQSLVVDVKSKSEIIKGMTPDISLVKRMMSSGITSLTGTDNPKDAWKSLFHEDERIGIKINGLGADILAGNYQICWAIVDALKSIGVKENNIIIWDQYQHFFLSSGFKINRSFKGVRAYTTDGGGGKEALDSGSSYREYDSGYGAVKISKILTEEVDSMINLGLLKDHGLAGVSIALKNISHGVISHPDNFHDNSCDPFIAAINSIPVIKDKIKLHICNGIVGLYEGGPMPKKRHTWSNNGIILSRDPVALDTIGMDIIEEKRKKKELRSLFDRPNLPKHIETASKYGLGVSDLNLINHKIMII; encoded by the coding sequence ATGAGTAAAGACAGAACTCGCAGAGAGTTTATTAAAGAGGCGTGCGTAAATACATTTCTGGGTGGTATGTTTTTATCACAAATACCATTGCCTCTTGATCCTCTTCCCGATGATATTAAAACCGGTTTAAAACCGAAAAACACAAAAACTCTACAATCCCTTGTAGTTGATGTTAAAAGCAAGTCAGAAATTATTAAAGGAATGACGCCGGATATTTCATTGGTTAAACGGATGATGAGTTCTGGAATAACTTCACTTACCGGAACAGACAATCCGAAAGACGCCTGGAAATCACTCTTTCATGAGGATGAAAGGATAGGCATAAAGATAAACGGTCTTGGCGCCGATATCCTTGCAGGTAATTATCAGATTTGCTGGGCTATTGTTGATGCTTTAAAAAGCATTGGAGTAAAAGAAAACAATATCATCATTTGGGACCAATATCAGCATTTTTTTCTTTCATCAGGTTTCAAAATAAACAGATCTTTCAAAGGTGTGAGAGCATATACAACAGACGGAGGTGGAGGAAAAGAGGCCCTTGATTCCGGCAGTTCATACAGAGAATATGACAGTGGCTATGGAGCTGTTAAGATAAGCAAGATATTAACGGAAGAAGTTGATTCAATGATTAACCTGGGTTTATTAAAAGACCATGGTCTCGCGGGTGTAAGCATCGCGCTTAAAAATATTTCTCACGGTGTTATCAGCCATCCCGATAACTTCCATGATAATTCATGTGATCCCTTTATTGCCGCCATTAATTCAATCCCCGTGATAAAGGACAAAATCAAACTCCACATCTGCAATGGAATAGTTGGCCTCTACGAAGGAGGACCAATGCCAAAAAAAAGGCATACATGGAGCAATAACGGAATTATTTTGAGCAGAGACCCTGTAGCCCTTGATACAATAGGAATGGACATTATTGAGGAAAAGAGAAAAAAGAAAGAACTTCGTTCACTATTTGATCGTCCCAATCTCCCGAAACATATAGAAACTGCTTCCAAATACGGTCTTGGTGTAAGCGACCTGAATTTGATAAATCACAAAATAATGATAATTTAA
- a CDS encoding efflux RND transporter periplasmic adaptor subunit, producing MKDVPDSPVAGQKNFWAKWNVIPAFIGIFVAGLVIGLLLRSSGNPMQTISQTSTPVTDILFWTCSMHPQIKQKGSGRCPICDMDLTPMREEPGGGDKAVLRLGERARHLASIRTTPVKFRELEKSVYTLGKIDYNESRVAHVTAWVSGRIEKLYVDFTGTIVKKGEHLVSMYSPDLLSTQKEYLLAYNGAEQSSNSSIQDVISSSQSLLENTKQRLLLWGITEAQIDELERTQTPQVHLTIYAPIGGTIIQKNAVEGMYFKTGDKLFTIVDLSRVWLYLDIYEYDIPWIRYGQAIEVVTESYPGEVFHGNVVFIDPFLSETTRAVKVRINMDNHEGKLKPGMYVNARLKAKLGGKGVVIDSEIMGKYMCPMHPDVISDKEENCPECGMKLELIGGRTGMFVPGLIQPHYDCPMKCKGSASDEPGNCPKCKMVLIENEGDKPQGDDAVYVCSEHIEIQTGLPGTCPSCQGNLKKSSEKDVGVLSIPHSAVLITGKRNIVYVEKEEGSYVLRDVVLGPKADEFYPVIEGLSVGENVVTEGNFLIDSQMQLLGKPSLLFQEGSTFEKTTVAEKDEELRDKGKLSTAHIIDESILNQMQEVMEDILDNYYRVAASLAADSTEGIDNNLDLIIGNTGKIKGLGPGIPENLSVIIGNIENDATEMKGTGLEESRKKFKDLSKSMIDCIKELHGKNKGAEKMYVYYCPMANASWLQKEEGTRNPYFGTRMLKCGSVREVLSREH from the coding sequence ATGAAAGACGTACCAGACTCACCCGTAGCAGGACAAAAAAATTTTTGGGCTAAATGGAATGTAATACCTGCCTTTATTGGAATTTTTGTAGCAGGCTTAGTTATCGGTTTGCTTTTAAGAAGCAGTGGAAACCCGATGCAAACCATATCACAAACTTCTACTCCTGTCACTGATATTCTTTTCTGGACTTGCAGTATGCATCCACAGATTAAACAGAAAGGGTCAGGGCGTTGTCCAATCTGTGATATGGACCTTACTCCGATGAGGGAGGAGCCTGGTGGAGGCGATAAAGCTGTTTTAAGGCTTGGAGAAAGGGCCCGCCATCTTGCATCAATTCGAACAACTCCGGTAAAGTTCAGGGAGTTGGAAAAGTCCGTTTATACTCTGGGAAAGATAGATTATAACGAGAGTCGTGTTGCACATGTTACCGCATGGGTTTCCGGGCGCATCGAGAAGCTCTACGTTGATTTTACCGGGACTATAGTGAAAAAGGGTGAACATCTGGTAAGTATGTATAGTCCGGATCTCCTCTCTACTCAGAAGGAGTACTTACTGGCATATAATGGAGCAGAACAGTCCAGTAATAGCAGTATACAGGATGTAATCTCTTCATCACAGTCCCTCCTGGAGAATACAAAACAGAGACTGTTGTTGTGGGGAATAACAGAGGCACAAATTGATGAGCTTGAAAGAACACAGACCCCTCAGGTTCATTTAACTATCTATGCGCCTATTGGCGGCACCATTATTCAGAAAAATGCAGTTGAAGGGATGTATTTCAAAACAGGTGATAAGCTTTTTACCATTGTAGATCTGAGTCGTGTCTGGCTGTATCTTGATATTTACGAATATGATATTCCCTGGATCAGGTATGGGCAGGCGATTGAGGTTGTTACAGAATCTTATCCGGGAGAAGTTTTTCACGGGAATGTTGTTTTTATAGACCCGTTTCTGAGTGAGACAACAAGGGCCGTCAAAGTTCGTATCAATATGGATAACCATGAAGGAAAACTGAAGCCCGGTATGTACGTTAATGCCAGGCTTAAGGCTAAGCTTGGAGGTAAGGGTGTTGTTATTGATTCAGAAATCATGGGGAAATACATGTGTCCCATGCATCCTGACGTTATATCAGACAAAGAGGAGAATTGTCCTGAGTGTGGAATGAAGCTTGAACTCATTGGTGGAAGGACAGGTATGTTTGTTCCGGGTTTAATTCAACCACACTATGATTGCCCTATGAAATGTAAAGGCTCAGCTTCGGATGAGCCGGGAAATTGTCCCAAGTGTAAGATGGTCCTTATTGAAAATGAAGGTGATAAACCCCAGGGAGATGATGCGGTATATGTCTGTTCTGAACATATTGAGATACAAACCGGACTTCCAGGTACATGCCCTTCCTGCCAGGGGAATCTCAAGAAAAGTAGTGAGAAAGACGTGGGTGTTCTTTCCATTCCGCATAGTGCAGTGCTTATTACGGGAAAACGTAATATTGTTTACGTGGAAAAAGAGGAGGGAAGCTATGTGCTGAGAGATGTAGTACTCGGTCCAAAAGCTGATGAATTTTATCCTGTGATTGAAGGTTTGAGTGTGGGAGAAAATGTCGTAACAGAAGGGAATTTTCTTATAGACTCGCAAATGCAGTTACTAGGCAAACCAAGCCTTTTGTTTCAGGAAGGTTCTACTTTTGAGAAAACGACGGTGGCAGAGAAGGATGAAGAACTGAGAGATAAAGGTAAGCTCTCTACGGCACACATAATTGACGAATCCATATTGAATCAGATGCAGGAAGTAATGGAGGATATACTTGATAATTATTATCGTGTTGCGGCAAGTCTTGCAGCTGATTCCACAGAAGGTATTGACAATAATCTGGATTTGATCATAGGTAATACAGGAAAGATTAAGGGGCTGGGACCTGGTATTCCGGAGAACCTGTCTGTAATTATTGGGAATATTGAAAATGATGCAACTGAGATGAAGGGGACAGGACTGGAAGAATCTCGAAAGAAATTTAAGGAC